The following coding sequences are from one Paenibacillus stellifer window:
- a CDS encoding IS110 family transposase — protein MEPVIGVDVAKGFSVLQAFTRRNEPYGRAESLSHEEHGLERLGELLAELQETTKCTPVVVLEATGHYHRVLVAYLERGGWRYFIVNPLQSKRAKGTQLRKVKTDAADAWHLADMYYRGDVTPHRIWDEAFTELQHVTRQHEFVTGMFVQAKLNTRALLDQVFPGYEKVFRDLFSVTSLKVLARCLEGEPGDLHQIIENSGAGKSRSKRWVQEKAERLQEVLTHWKKQRRSSSQSVALHGMVSLLLQFSEQLSTLEKQMEKMASSLHEVELMKSIPGVGDKLAAALVAEIGDVGQFQNPKQLVAFAGLDPGIFSSGKFKATSSKITKRGSKRLRRALYLAVQCGIRGSINRKLRDYYDRKRKEGKAYKVVVIACANKLLHHIFAILSKNQPYNP, from the coding sequence ATGGAACCAGTTATAGGTGTGGATGTGGCAAAAGGGTTTAGTGTGCTTCAAGCCTTTACGAGACGAAACGAACCTTATGGAAGGGCAGAAAGCCTGTCGCATGAGGAGCACGGGCTTGAACGGTTGGGGGAGCTCCTCGCGGAGTTGCAGGAGACAACAAAATGTACTCCGGTAGTGGTTTTGGAAGCGACAGGGCACTACCACCGGGTACTGGTAGCGTATCTGGAGCGTGGCGGCTGGAGGTACTTTATCGTGAATCCGTTGCAGTCGAAACGGGCCAAAGGAACGCAACTGCGCAAGGTTAAAACAGATGCTGCAGATGCATGGCATTTAGCAGATATGTATTACCGCGGAGACGTTACACCACATCGTATATGGGACGAAGCGTTTACAGAGTTGCAGCATGTGACCCGGCAACATGAGTTTGTGACGGGGATGTTTGTGCAGGCGAAGTTAAACACCAGAGCTTTATTAGATCAGGTTTTCCCGGGGTACGAGAAGGTCTTTCGGGATCTGTTTTCGGTTACGTCTCTAAAGGTGCTGGCGCGTTGTCTGGAGGGAGAACCGGGAGATCTTCATCAGATCATCGAGAACAGTGGCGCAGGGAAGTCGCGGTCGAAACGCTGGGTTCAAGAAAAAGCCGAACGGCTCCAGGAAGTGCTGACGCATTGGAAAAAGCAGAGGAGAAGTTCTTCTCAAAGCGTTGCTTTGCACGGTATGGTTAGCTTATTGCTTCAGTTTTCGGAGCAGCTAAGTACATTGGAGAAGCAAATGGAGAAGATGGCATCCAGTCTCCACGAAGTAGAACTAATGAAGAGTATACCTGGCGTAGGAGATAAGCTTGCAGCAGCCCTTGTCGCTGAAATAGGGGACGTAGGACAGTTTCAAAACCCGAAACAACTCGTTGCTTTTGCAGGCTTAGACCCTGGCATATTCAGCTCAGGGAAGTTTAAGGCGACAAGCTCGAAGATCACGAAACGTGGTTCCAAGAGACTGCGACGTGCTTTATATTTAGCGGTACAGTGTGGGATACGCGGGAGCATCAACCGTAAGCTTCGAGATTATTATGATAGAAAAAGAAAAGAGGGCAAGGCTTACAAGGTGGTCGTGATCGCTTGCGCCAACAAGCTTCTTCATCACATATTCGCCATCCTCAGTAAGAACCAGCCCTATAACCCTTAA
- a CDS encoding S-layer homology domain-containing protein, translated as MSKTDRVAKRITGIAAKSAASGLMVLALAVPGGWVYADSATSAASASVSNTVVVNASSPSGSEQSSTADPTKAKFTKEQAIAKVRELFPELKDAEVSNVQLGITNVSPAPSNQMVWDIQWSFRTGTGSFGFSSQVDAINGDLISTYINLGDQDNESYYPPAITRDQALEKAKAFIAKAASSISADDLEVSSSNYYYASNPSLFGPAQYGFYFTVKHGGIPSAFENITIGIDGNGRVKMFNKTPAHWSYPSTKAAWTAQQAEQAFKSKFDVELVYIPVYGTSGLNRWVLGWKPVEPALYPIDAASGSRLSIDGTVSTVSRTVYADVPQLQARFTPRSSSEEMTNDEAVQAVKKIVTIPTNLRLNSSTLFGGYPGTDRKAWSLFWIQSGGIGGMVSQSYATVDALTGQILSYNKSQDMTGGSAADSAKPKTGKLTYKQSKDKAIALINKLYPNASNNLKLVVPENSVANADGGYGFQFIRFAGGIRVDDGGVIVTLDGDGNLVNYYTSQLTELDTSKLKQSDVKVSKDDALAQILSLYTTKLQYQSFGGYNASGYTDPVVKLVYTPVESDAVTGPQRILDAVTGVLTPQYQIQSQLQNDASVTDIKGNPSEEALSTLVKYNILIPDESGKVKPDAQLTTGEWLTWMGNALTAGNLGVYVMSGQDRKAVAGVAPDSSYYPAVAYAAQNKWIASGSTFNPETPLTREQFAVLLTSLTGYDKFSAFLENDPSVTGFSDAAQISHKGAVAVAVRLGLLEGQSGKFNPTGAVTRADAAQVIMKLVELQGKTDQTIGQSRYY; from the coding sequence TTGAGTAAAACAGACAGAGTGGCAAAAAGAATCACCGGCATAGCGGCCAAGTCGGCTGCCAGCGGGCTTATGGTTCTCGCCTTGGCGGTTCCGGGCGGATGGGTGTATGCGGACTCGGCAACGTCGGCTGCCAGCGCGTCAGTTTCAAATACTGTCGTGGTGAATGCAAGCTCTCCATCAGGCTCGGAGCAGAGCAGTACGGCAGATCCAACGAAAGCAAAATTTACGAAGGAGCAGGCGATTGCCAAGGTCAGGGAGCTGTTCCCCGAACTGAAGGACGCGGAAGTCTCCAATGTCCAGCTCGGGATTACGAACGTATCTCCGGCCCCGTCCAATCAGATGGTCTGGGATATTCAATGGAGTTTCCGTACCGGTACCGGCTCCTTCGGCTTCAGCAGCCAGGTGGATGCCATTAACGGCGACCTGATCAGTACATATATAAATTTGGGCGATCAGGACAATGAGAGCTATTATCCGCCTGCGATTACCCGCGATCAGGCGCTGGAGAAGGCGAAAGCTTTTATTGCCAAGGCCGCGTCATCCATTTCGGCTGATGATCTGGAGGTCTCAAGCAGCAATTATTATTATGCATCGAATCCCTCCCTGTTCGGCCCCGCCCAGTATGGCTTCTATTTTACCGTCAAGCATGGAGGCATTCCTTCCGCCTTTGAGAACATAACCATCGGAATCGACGGGAACGGCCGCGTGAAGATGTTCAACAAAACGCCTGCGCACTGGAGCTACCCTTCGACGAAAGCCGCCTGGACAGCGCAGCAGGCGGAGCAGGCTTTCAAGAGCAAGTTTGATGTCGAGCTTGTATATATCCCGGTGTACGGCACAAGCGGACTCAACCGCTGGGTATTGGGCTGGAAGCCCGTTGAGCCGGCATTGTACCCGATCGACGCTGCTTCCGGAAGCAGGCTGAGTATTGACGGAACTGTAAGCACGGTCTCCCGGACGGTGTATGCCGATGTACCGCAGCTGCAGGCCCGCTTCACCCCGAGAAGCTCTAGCGAAGAGATGACGAACGATGAGGCGGTCCAGGCCGTGAAGAAGATTGTCACGATCCCAACGAACCTGCGGCTGAATTCCAGCACGCTCTTCGGCGGTTACCCGGGCACCGACCGCAAGGCCTGGAGCCTGTTCTGGATTCAATCCGGCGGAATCGGGGGCATGGTGTCCCAGTCCTATGCGACGGTGGATGCCCTGACGGGACAGATTCTTAGCTACAACAAAAGCCAGGACATGACGGGCGGCTCAGCCGCGGATTCCGCCAAGCCGAAGACTGGCAAGCTCACCTACAAGCAGTCCAAGGATAAAGCCATCGCCCTGATCAACAAGCTGTATCCGAACGCTTCCAACAACTTGAAGCTGGTGGTTCCAGAGAATAGCGTTGCGAATGCGGACGGCGGTTATGGCTTCCAGTTTATCCGGTTTGCAGGCGGCATCCGGGTCGATGACGGCGGTGTTATCGTTACACTGGATGGAGACGGCAATTTGGTGAATTATTATACGTCTCAGCTGACAGAACTTGATACGTCGAAGCTGAAGCAGTCTGACGTCAAGGTTTCCAAGGATGATGCTCTGGCTCAAATTCTCAGCCTGTATACAACGAAGCTGCAATATCAGTCCTTTGGAGGCTACAATGCTTCAGGATACACGGACCCGGTTGTCAAGCTGGTGTATACTCCTGTTGAAAGTGATGCCGTCACCGGCCCTCAGCGTATACTCGACGCTGTTACCGGCGTGTTGACGCCTCAATACCAGATCCAGAGCCAGTTGCAGAATGATGCCTCCGTCACCGATATTAAGGGCAATCCGTCCGAAGAGGCGCTTTCGACGCTCGTGAAGTACAACATCCTCATTCCTGACGAGAGCGGCAAGGTGAAGCCGGACGCGCAGCTCACAACCGGTGAATGGCTAACGTGGATGGGCAATGCCCTCACGGCAGGCAATCTGGGCGTCTATGTGATGAGTGGACAGGATCGCAAAGCTGTTGCGGGTGTAGCCCCGGACAGCTCCTATTACCCGGCGGTTGCTTATGCCGCTCAGAACAAGTGGATCGCTTCGGGCAGCACGTTCAACCCGGAAACACCGCTGACACGGGAGCAATTTGCCGTTCTGTTGACCTCCCTTACGGGATATGATAAATTCTCGGCCTTTCTGGAGAATGATCCTTCCGTTACCGGATTTTCCGATGCCGCACAGATCTCCCACAAAGGAGCAGTAGCCGTCGCGGTCAGACTGGGCCTGCTTGAAGGCCAAAGCGGCAAATTCAATCCGACCGGAGCCGTAACCCGCGCCGATGCTGCACAAGTTATAATGAAGCTTGTAGAGCTTCAGGGCAAGACGGATCAGACGATCGGGCAGAGCCGCTACTATTAA
- a CDS encoding ABC transporter permease, giving the protein MVKKNRTVSALRLLSVLIGLHLVWYMLSVLVDMPILPGPAAVYAAMFSLSPGAVWLNIGYSLYRVFAGLVLALVLGLLIGLLMGRSLFWNRVLDPVVYLTYPIPKIALLPVVMLLFGLGEWSKILMIMLILIFQIIISVRDGVKAIPAGTYEVLTSIGASPLHKFRNVTLPGALSVILSTIRVSLGTAISVLFFTEIYGTEHGMGYFIMDAWQRLDYPQMYAGILLFSLVGFILFLIVDLLDRVFMKWRTG; this is encoded by the coding sequence ATGGTGAAGAAGAACCGAACGGTGTCTGCGCTCAGACTTCTGTCTGTGCTGATCGGCCTTCATCTGGTCTGGTACATGCTGTCCGTACTGGTCGATATGCCGATTCTTCCCGGTCCCGCCGCCGTATATGCCGCCATGTTCTCGCTCAGTCCGGGAGCTGTCTGGCTGAACATCGGCTACAGCCTGTACCGGGTATTCGCGGGTCTGGTGCTTGCGCTTGTTCTCGGCCTGCTGATTGGCCTGCTCATGGGCCGCTCCCTCTTCTGGAACCGTGTCCTGGACCCGGTGGTGTACTTGACCTATCCGATCCCGAAGATCGCGCTGCTGCCGGTGGTCATGCTCCTCTTCGGTCTGGGCGAGTGGTCCAAAATCCTGATGATCATGCTGATTCTGATCTTCCAGATCATCATTTCCGTACGCGACGGGGTCAAGGCGATACCGGCCGGAACCTATGAGGTGCTGACCAGCATCGGAGCTTCACCGCTGCATAAATTCCGGAACGTAACGCTTCCGGGTGCCCTCTCTGTAATACTGAGCACGATCCGGGTCTCGCTGGGCACCGCCATTTCGGTGCTGTTCTTCACCGAGATTTACGGGACGGAGCACGGGATGGGCTATTTCATCATGGATGCCTGGCAGCGGCTCGATTATCCGCAGATGTATGCAGGCATTCTGCTCTTCAGCCTGGTTGGGTTCATTCTGTTTCTCATCGTCGATCTGCTGGACCGTGTCTTTATGAAATGGCGGACCGGCTAG
- a CDS encoding ABC transporter ATP-binding protein → MSSSRTEDGLRLTGLTVRYHDGPAALGPVDLRIPEHGLYTLVGPSGCGKTTLLRAVAGLLPRYEGEITYNGQRAAGREPLIGLVPQNYGLLPWKTVAANLRAALAVTLPGRSRKQEREERIARELQAMGIAELSGRYPLSLSGGQQQRAAVARAFALQPEIMLLDEPFSALDAMTREALQRVFLENWRTRRITALFVTHDVEEAVLLGQKIVVMIPGASGEPEIVDNPVFMLKDEDKRDSEAFFEQTRYIRKVMRTKW, encoded by the coding sequence ATGTCCAGTTCAAGAACTGAGGACGGTCTGCGCCTTACGGGGCTGACCGTCCGTTACCATGACGGCCCGGCTGCGCTCGGGCCCGTCGATCTCCGCATCCCGGAGCACGGCCTGTACACCCTGGTCGGGCCGTCGGGATGCGGGAAGACGACGCTGCTCCGCGCCGTCGCCGGGCTTCTCCCCCGCTATGAGGGGGAGATTACCTACAACGGGCAGCGCGCTGCCGGAAGGGAACCGCTCATCGGGCTGGTTCCCCAGAATTATGGCCTGCTGCCCTGGAAGACCGTCGCCGCGAATCTCCGCGCGGCGCTTGCTGTGACGCTTCCGGGGCGGAGCCGGAAGCAGGAGCGGGAGGAGCGGATTGCCCGCGAGCTTCAGGCGATGGGCATCGCCGAGCTGTCGGGGCGCTATCCGCTCTCACTTAGCGGCGGCCAGCAGCAGCGTGCCGCCGTCGCCAGGGCATTCGCCCTGCAGCCGGAGATCATGCTGCTGGACGAGCCGTTCTCGGCGCTGGACGCCATGACGCGCGAAGCGCTGCAGCGGGTGTTCCTCGAGAACTGGCGGACCCGCCGAATCACCGCGCTCTTCGTCACGCATGACGTGGAGGAGGCGGTTCTGCTGGGACAGAAGATTGTCGTCATGATCCCGGGCGCGAGCGGGGAGCCGGAGATTGTGGACAATCCCGTGTTTATGCTGAAGGATGAAGACAAGCGGGACAGTGAAGCTTTCTTCGAGCAGACAAGGTATATCCGAAAGGTGATGCGGACGAAATGGTGA
- a CDS encoding ABC transporter substrate-binding protein, whose translation MNNFKTRNNASSAGRKYILPLAALALTGSLLSACGSGNSGSENAGTATAAPGSSAKPAEATVLSMGMLPSIDEIPFIIAHEQGFDTEHGVNLDIQTFKSAKDRDAAFQAGKLDALSADLIAVAIYNNAGLDVKIASSTFGEFDLLTGSDDVKEVKDLKGKSLILSKNTSTEYTVATMLKQAGLTEDDIQVTEVPQIPTRLELLKNKKSDAAILPEPYVTMGETAGLRNLGSTVTAGINPFVLAVPQKAIDAKPEAIRAMYAAYDEAVDYMKSHDQSDYIDTIIKTVGYPEDLKDKIKVPAYTPAAQVDPKQVEEAFAWAKEKGLLTKDLTPEDVISDVQFKN comes from the coding sequence ATGAACAACTTCAAGACAAGAAACAACGCATCATCTGCTGGCCGAAAATACATACTGCCCCTGGCTGCGCTTGCGCTGACGGGATCGCTGCTCTCCGCCTGTGGCTCGGGGAACAGTGGCAGCGAGAATGCAGGCACCGCTACGGCTGCTCCTGGGAGCTCTGCGAAGCCTGCCGAAGCCACGGTTTTGTCGATGGGAATGCTGCCGTCCATTGATGAAATTCCTTTTATCATTGCGCATGAGCAGGGCTTTGACACCGAGCACGGCGTCAATCTGGATATCCAGACCTTCAAGAGCGCCAAGGACCGCGACGCGGCCTTTCAAGCAGGGAAGCTCGATGCGCTAAGCGCCGATCTGATTGCGGTGGCCATCTACAATAATGCGGGACTTGATGTCAAAATCGCCAGCAGCACCTTCGGCGAGTTCGATCTGCTGACGGGAAGCGATGATGTCAAGGAGGTCAAGGACCTGAAAGGCAAGAGCCTGATCCTGTCCAAAAATACATCCACCGAATACACGGTGGCTACCATGCTGAAGCAGGCTGGGCTCACCGAAGACGATATCCAGGTGACCGAGGTTCCGCAGATTCCAACCCGGCTGGAGCTGCTGAAGAACAAGAAGTCGGATGCGGCCATTCTGCCGGAGCCTTATGTCACGATGGGCGAGACCGCAGGACTCCGCAACCTTGGCTCCACAGTGACCGCGGGCATCAATCCGTTCGTACTGGCGGTCCCGCAGAAGGCAATCGACGCGAAACCGGAGGCGATCCGGGCGATGTATGCGGCCTATGATGAAGCCGTCGATTATATGAAGTCCCATGATCAGAGCGACTACATTGATACGATCATCAAGACCGTCGGCTACCCTGAAGATTTGAAGGACAAAATCAAGGTTCCGGCGTACACCCCCGCCGCGCAGGTCGATCCGAAGCAGGTCGAGGAAGCCTTCGCCTGGGCCAAGGAGAAAGGCCTGCTGACGAAAGATCTGACCCCGGAGGATGTGATCTCCGATGTCCAGTTCAAGAACTGA
- a CDS encoding retropepsin-like aspartic protease — MTDIIIDTGSSHTIFSPDVLEEIGVTYENGDSVYEAYGIGGTVPFYTKVMDQIVIDTLKIEHVEVDVGILPKTHKGLLGLDILKTYGLIVDMKELELYSTRPVK; from the coding sequence ATGACAGATATCATTATAGATACGGGTTCGTCTCATACGATTTTCAGTCCTGACGTGCTGGAAGAAATCGGGGTAACGTATGAAAACGGCGACTCTGTATACGAAGCGTATGGCATAGGCGGTACGGTGCCTTTTTACACCAAAGTCATGGATCAAATTGTCATTGATACATTGAAAATTGAACACGTGGAAGTTGATGTCGGCATTCTCCCCAAGACCCATAAAGGCTTGCTCGGTCTGGATATTTTGAAAACATACGGACTCATCGTGGATATGAAGGAACTGGAATTATACTCAACTCGTCCTGTAAAGTAG
- a CDS encoding helix-turn-helix domain-containing protein gives MKGNEHPSKFLLTHREREVFELLVQDKTTRDIAGMLFISEKTVRNHISNVMQKLNVKGRSQAVVELIKLGELKI, from the coding sequence ATGAAGGGGAACGAACATCCCAGCAAATTTTTGCTGACTCATCGAGAACGCGAAGTGTTCGAGCTTCTTGTTCAAGACAAAACGACGCGGGACATCGCAGGCATGCTGTTCATCAGCGAAAAAACAGTGCGGAATCACATTTCCAATGTTATGCAGAAGCTCAATGTAAAAGGCCGTTCACAAGCAGTTGTAGAACTGATCAAGCTCGGCGAACTCAAGATTTAG
- the ltrA gene encoding group II intron reverse transcriptase/maturase translates to MTTGLERIAAKAQEDSKLQFTSLTHHISKERLEECLQHIPKRTAPGVDGVTRDEAMKSFEVWAEEMLTSIHRKGYHPPAVRRVWIPKPGKKEKRPLGVPAVADRALQRCTAEILTAIYEQDFLNCSFGGRPGRGQHNALATLNEIIAGEKVGWVFEADLKNFFGSLDHEWMMKFVEHRIGDPRILRLIQRWLKVGVLEDGKIHASEEGTPQGGSISVVLSNVYLHYVLDLWFEKAVKPRLRGEAYLIRYIDDFIVCFQYRSDAIRFQEGLVNRLHKFKLELEPSKTRLIEFGRFASKHSQSKGKRKPDTLYFLGFTHYCTRNRQGNFMVGRKTEKKRLKRSMGNMQETMRRMQHEPLEVQAKKINQMLQGHYAYYGMAGNMRCLSKVYATAVTYWRKVLSRRSRKSYVTWEEYQRLRSLFPLMRPKIFIPYQRLKTYAML, encoded by the coding sequence ATGACAACAGGATTGGAAAGAATAGCAGCAAAAGCACAAGAGGATTCGAAGCTACAGTTTACTTCGCTTACTCACCATATCTCTAAAGAACGTCTAGAAGAATGTTTGCAGCATATTCCCAAACGAACAGCACCCGGCGTAGATGGGGTTACCCGAGACGAAGCGATGAAAAGCTTCGAGGTGTGGGCAGAAGAAATGCTCACGTCCATCCACCGGAAAGGCTACCATCCGCCAGCCGTAAGAAGAGTCTGGATACCGAAGCCTGGAAAGAAGGAGAAACGTCCGTTAGGTGTCCCGGCCGTGGCAGACCGAGCTTTACAACGGTGCACAGCAGAGATACTAACCGCTATCTACGAGCAAGATTTTCTGAATTGTTCGTTTGGAGGTAGACCGGGCAGAGGGCAGCACAACGCGTTAGCAACACTGAATGAGATCATAGCCGGAGAAAAGGTGGGTTGGGTATTCGAAGCCGATTTAAAGAATTTCTTTGGCAGCCTTGATCATGAGTGGATGATGAAATTTGTGGAGCATCGAATTGGTGATCCACGAATTCTCCGGCTGATCCAGCGCTGGCTTAAAGTTGGCGTATTGGAAGACGGGAAAATCCACGCCAGTGAAGAAGGCACGCCGCAGGGCGGCTCCATTAGTGTGGTTTTAAGCAATGTGTACCTGCACTATGTGCTGGACTTATGGTTTGAGAAAGCCGTGAAGCCGCGACTTAGAGGCGAAGCCTATCTCATTCGGTATATCGACGACTTTATCGTCTGTTTTCAATACCGAAGCGACGCCATCCGATTTCAGGAAGGGCTGGTGAATCGGCTTCATAAGTTCAAGCTGGAGCTGGAGCCGAGTAAAACCAGATTAATCGAGTTTGGGAGATTTGCAAGCAAACATAGCCAAAGTAAAGGGAAGAGGAAGCCGGATACGCTCTATTTTCTGGGATTCACACATTACTGCACGCGAAACCGGCAAGGGAACTTTATGGTGGGGAGAAAGACGGAGAAAAAGCGACTGAAGCGAAGTATGGGAAACATGCAGGAAACCATGAGAAGAATGCAGCATGAACCGCTGGAGGTACAAGCAAAGAAGATTAACCAAATGTTGCAAGGACATTATGCCTATTATGGAATGGCAGGCAACATGAGGTGTCTGAGCAAAGTCTACGCGACAGCCGTCACCTACTGGCGGAAAGTGCTGAGTAGACGAAGCCGAAAGAGCTACGTTACCTGGGAAGAATACCAGCGATTACGTTCATTGTTTCCACTGATGCGACCGAAAATCTTCATCCCGTATCAACGGTTGAAGACATACGCGATGCTGTAA
- the ltrA gene encoding group II intron reverse transcriptase/maturase gives MRSYEEQRQPNISQESCQQREAVKPPGYAGAPSSSSAQVVPSSRKAENNLLERMLEGDNLRLAYKRVVQNGGAPGVDSVTVANLQAYLNTHWVAVKTKLLAGTYRPAPVKRVEIPKPGGGVRLLGIPTVMDRFLQQALLQVMNPIFDAHFSWYSYGFRPGKSAHDAVKQAQRYIRSGLRWVVDLDLEKFFDQVNHDMLMARVARKVADKRVLTLIRAFLNAGVMVDGKLERSREGTPQGGPLSPLLANILLDDLDKELTGRGLRFVRYADDCNIFVASKRAGERVMESVSRFVEGKLQLKVNREKSAVARPWHRKFLGFSFLSQKQATIRLAPKTISRFKERIRELTNRTWSISMEERIRRLNQYLMGWLGYFHLASAKKHLQTLDQWIRRRLRMCLWKQWKRVRTRIRELRALGVPEWACFRMANSRRGAWEMSRNTNNALPTSYWEAKGLKSLLSRYLELC, from the coding sequence ATGCGTTCGTATGAAGAGCAAAGACAGCCGAATATCTCGCAAGAGAGCTGCCAGCAAAGAGAAGCGGTGAAGCCGCCCGGGTATGCTGGAGCGCCGAGTTCTTCGTCGGCACAAGTCGTCCCTTCCTCTCGCAAAGCAGAGAACAACTTGCTGGAACGAATGCTCGAAGGAGATAACCTTCGGCTCGCGTACAAGCGAGTGGTGCAAAACGGAGGAGCACCCGGTGTGGACAGTGTAACAGTAGCGAATCTACAAGCTTACCTGAATACGCACTGGGTAGCGGTGAAAACCAAACTCCTGGCGGGAACATACAGACCTGCGCCAGTCAAACGGGTGGAAATCCCCAAACCCGGAGGCGGTGTGCGGCTGCTAGGCATCCCGACCGTGATGGACCGTTTTCTCCAGCAAGCCCTTCTACAAGTGATGAACCCGATCTTTGACGCCCATTTTTCTTGGTATAGCTACGGCTTTCGGCCGGGAAAGAGTGCGCATGACGCCGTCAAACAAGCCCAAAGATACATCCGAAGTGGCCTGAGATGGGTCGTGGATCTCGATCTGGAAAAGTTCTTTGACCAGGTCAATCACGACATGCTGATGGCAAGAGTGGCGCGGAAAGTGGCGGACAAAAGAGTGCTGACCCTGATTCGTGCTTTTCTGAACGCCGGAGTCATGGTGGACGGAAAGCTGGAGCGCAGCCGGGAAGGAACGCCACAAGGCGGTCCGCTCAGTCCGCTTTTGGCAAACATTCTACTGGATGATCTGGATAAGGAATTGACCGGACGTGGCCTACGTTTCGTACGCTACGCGGACGACTGTAATATCTTTGTGGCGAGTAAACGAGCGGGCGAACGAGTCATGGAGTCGGTCAGCCGATTTGTGGAAGGAAAGCTACAACTGAAAGTGAACCGGGAGAAAAGTGCGGTAGCCAGACCTTGGCACCGGAAGTTTCTAGGGTTTAGTTTCCTGAGCCAGAAACAGGCAACCATTCGATTAGCACCGAAAACAATCTCACGGTTCAAGGAAAGAATTCGTGAACTGACGAATCGAACCTGGTCCATTTCCATGGAAGAACGAATTCGCCGGCTAAACCAGTATTTAATGGGTTGGCTCGGCTATTTCCATCTGGCATCGGCGAAGAAACACCTCCAAACACTAGACCAGTGGATTCGGAGAAGACTGCGAATGTGTCTGTGGAAACAATGGAAGCGAGTGCGCACACGAATCCGCGAACTCCGGGCACTTGGGGTTCCAGAGTGGGCTTGTTTTAGGATGGCCAACTCGCGGCGAGGCGCATGGGAAATGTCCCGGAACACGAATAATGCCCTTCCGACTTCCTACTGGGAAGCGAAAGGTCTGAAAAGTTTGCTTTCACGTTATCTGGAACTTTGTTAA
- a CDS encoding transposase: MPSTKNRITPEQRIYFHSELRQCPHCGTKLKRHHTAWHKYVNTLSGIYDVWNMAYACPNSECPYPGSYYRSAEADALVMKHTSYGFDVLALVGELRFKHHYTLSELHEELNRRGVVTSERNCERLYERYLTLLRASVTDHLRENLKEVVREHGGLLLSMDGIQPEKGNETLYVVREGFSGSILAAQNLKSGSAEELKQLLRPVEALGFPIIGLLSDGQHSIRLAMSGLWPEVPYQYCQYHYLKDIAKPVVELDRKLKTGIKKNLRGIRELEKQVQADPSEEATLAKDYLAAVRSVLLEDGNPPLDLPGVRVFEEAEAIRNSLKRSAKKGGSPTARNS; the protein is encoded by the coding sequence ATGCCTTCAACCAAAAACCGAATTACTCCGGAACAACGGATCTACTTTCACAGTGAATTGCGGCAATGTCCGCATTGTGGCACCAAACTCAAGCGGCATCATACCGCTTGGCATAAATACGTGAATACATTAAGCGGCATCTATGACGTGTGGAATATGGCCTATGCCTGTCCGAATTCGGAATGCCCCTATCCCGGATCGTATTATCGCTCAGCTGAAGCCGATGCGCTAGTCATGAAGCATACCTCATATGGGTTTGACGTCCTCGCGCTTGTAGGCGAACTTCGTTTCAAACATCACTACACCTTGTCTGAATTGCATGAGGAATTGAATCGACGGGGCGTTGTCACCTCCGAGCGTAATTGCGAGCGGCTGTATGAGCGTTATCTCACGCTGCTTCGCGCTTCCGTCACCGACCATCTCCGGGAAAACTTGAAAGAAGTAGTCCGTGAACACGGCGGATTACTGCTATCCATGGATGGCATACAGCCTGAGAAAGGCAATGAAACTCTGTATGTGGTCCGCGAAGGATTCAGTGGAAGCATTCTGGCCGCGCAAAACCTCAAAAGCGGCAGCGCCGAAGAATTGAAACAACTGCTGAGACCCGTGGAAGCTTTAGGTTTTCCCATAATTGGACTGCTCAGCGACGGCCAACATTCTATCCGCCTGGCGATGTCCGGCCTGTGGCCGGAAGTACCCTACCAATACTGCCAGTACCATTACCTGAAAGACATTGCCAAACCGGTCGTGGAGTTGGATCGCAAACTCAAAACCGGGATTAAGAAAAACTTACGTGGTATTCGCGAACTGGAAAAACAAGTTCAGGCTGACCCTTCCGAAGAAGCAACCCTCGCTAAAGATTACCTGGCCGCTGTGCGCTCCGTTCTGCTCGAAGACGGCAACCCACCGCTCGACCTTCCCGGAGTACGAGTGTTTGAAGAAGCAGAAGCGATCCGAAATTCCTTGAAACGAAGCGCTAAAAAAGGGGGTTCACCTACAGCGAGAAACTCTTGA